A window of Oncorhynchus nerka isolate Pitt River linkage group LG4, Oner_Uvic_2.0, whole genome shotgun sequence contains these coding sequences:
- the LOC115127012 gene encoding adenomatous polyposis coli protein-like, which produces MAAASYDQLLKQVEILKMENSNLRQELEDNSNHLTKLETEASNMKEVLKHLQGSIEEETTDSSEQIHLLERLKKISLDPNSYPGVKLRPKLPSMQGSGSGRSGDSSPSPSHMGSFPRRGVSNGGRDSAGYLEELEKERSLLMAELEKEEKEKDWYYAQLQNLTKRIDSLPLTENQFSLQTDMTRRQLEYEARQIRAAMEEQLGTCQDMEKRAQVRVARIQQIEKDMLKLRQHLQSQSAEPESKHDQAGQSEGPQASGDSGGPSAGCSQGSSSRLDQDSASEINLGVGSYSVPRRLTSHLGTKVEMVYSLLSMLGTHDKDDMSRTLLAMSSSQDSCIAMRQSGCLPLLIQLLHGNDKDSVLLGNSRGSKEARARASAALHNIIHSQPDDKRGRREIRVLHLLEQIRVYCETCWEWQESHERGVDQDKNPMPSPVEHQICPAVCVLMKLSFDEEHRHAMNELGGLQAIGELLQVDCEIYGLTSDHYSVTLRRYAGMALTNLTFGDVANKATLCSMKGCMRAMVAQLKSESEDLQQVIASVLRNLSWRADVNSKKTLREVGSVRALMECALEVQKESTLKSVLSALWNLSAHCTENKADICAVEGALAFLVSTLTYRSQTNTLAIIESGGGILRNVSSLIATNEDHRQILRENNCLQTLLQHLKSHSLTIVSNACGTLWNLSARNAKDQEALWDMGAVSMLKNLIHSKHKMIAMGSAAALRNLMANRPAKYKDANIMSPGSSLPSLHVRKQKALIEELDSQHLSETFDNIDNLSPKASHRGKPSRHKQNVYSDYDGVSRSDGFSPNSVPVRPPYVNTPVLSSPSPRENPRGNIDSVRAERDRSQDRDRLRGAPGGFPPDHDSKRMQMPATTAAQIAMVMEEVKSIHLLTGLDDRSPESPNQDPHRNTAAHGHSNVYPYTKPDQSGRPCPMPKLEYRASNDSLNSVNSTDGYGKRGQMKPSVDSYSEDDEGKCCVYRKYPADLAHKIHNANHMEDDDGEVDTPINYSLKYSDEQLNSGRQSPSQNERWARPKHMGEEMKRTDQRSVRSQSPGYPMYTEGNSEGEEKLKYKPRFVQTEMPQGFRSRNANQQDQSNAGPTQGINKKMNNQTMCQSVDDYSDDKPTNYSERYSEEEQQDDQPTNYSMKYNEEHHGEPIDYSLKYSDSSSQKSMFSHSKSSSTQSSVKDNLSQDGSTSSVSSIKNAGRQMQLHPSSAQMRLGPTRPGQKNTISKPPTVNQETLQTYCVEDTPICFSRGSSLSSLSSEEDEMEGCKRNVNATSNYPTLPISEKESTGGHTQEQHRTESQSSVQYVRMKPPRNSQVHGDGSRHHKAVEFSSGAKSPSKSGAQTPKSPPEQYVQETPLMFSRCTSVSSLDSFESHSIASSIQSELCSGMPSGIISPSDLPDSPGQTMPPSRSKTPPPPQNQHPPPMKHKKVPPPPPPRADMAPRHAAVHAAVQKVQVLPDNDTLLHFATESTPEGFSCASSLSALSLDEPYIQKDELKIMPSVHEDDQGIEAEHENDDTTEPPSQGKRETEKDILDDSDDDDIEILEACINSAMPTKSSRKLKKQSPSNTTSRIPPPTARKPSQLPVYKLHPSQTRGQQKTVNFSHGEDMPRIYCVEGTPINFSTATSLSDLTIDSPPNELANAESRAPPRAEISSSQRRDTIPEGKCTEEKDAGVTSSSTQAAGTENEGDDILAECISSAMPKGKIHKSFRVQKMFDQPLHPSASPVSLVQQEVEKKPTSPVKPMPQSSEYRARMIKKPQPPFNFSSYPDKNKETKMQQTKMASRDFTDKPPNAERPRPGFAFDSPQHYTPIEGTPYCFSRNDSLSSLDFEDEEPNLAKEKAELRKDKDQRKASTKDCGKPSLRANRANLPQTAPTKPQQQKQAIFPQASKENMGPVPDEKQKFSIEDTPMCFSRNSSLSSLSDIDQENNNKDLQPKEEEEEEEEDVTQVEAPTRPQASGYAPKAFHVEDTPVCFSRNSSLSSLSIDSEDDLLQECISSAMPKKKKQTARNKEGNDQGDAIEERGMDGILAEEPELTLDLTDTHSPVSEQALSPDSESFDWKAIQEGANSIVSSLHQAAASLSRQGSSDSDSILSLKSGISLGSPFHLPFNSEDNKSASDKGRPRILKPGEKSTLEAKNKEKEEEAAKALKGGKKVYKSLITGKPRAITETPASLQQRQTAPTVPISRGRTMIHVPGVRSSSPSTSPVQKKPPARGPASVSKIPPTQGQSSSNSNRSIKPPAKSDPSPARDQPGSQSGSSKASSRSGSRDSTPSRPAQQSLTTRPMQSPGRSSVSPGRNGLGSSNKLSQLPRTASPSTSSTKSSGSGRMSYTSPGRPMGQQTPPKQTGLTRSTSGIPRSESASKSLSQCGVTGTSKKQDLSRTTSTKSSGSESDRSEKPALVRQSTFIKEAPSPTLKRKLEESASFESLSPSSTSQSQTPVSSPSLPDMSLTLPYQGSQGSNWKKSPQSQNSSENEDGKPERGGKHDISRSHSESPSRLPNLNRTGTWKREKSKHSSSLPRVGTWKRTGSSSSILSASSESSEKGKSEDERQPLSPAQRSPHGKDGNPLKGTWRKMKDSEISQSEGHDSSSIDSNTMATGHQMSPAVSKTEDVWVRIEDCPINSPRSVKSPTANTPPVIDSVLVKMPSVDLLSSETHPKQSKNESVNARRLGPETNLNLFRSSESLDKKGPDLKPAQSIIPEAHELPVAERTPFSSSNSSKHSSPSGAVAARVSPFNYTPSPRKSSADSATPPRPSQIPTPVSVTNSAKKRESKGESAGESGSYIVTSV; this is translated from the exons AGCAAGCACGACCAGGCTGGCCAGAGTGAAGGACCCCAGGCTTCAGGGGACAGTGGGGGGCCAAGTGCTGGGTGTTCTCAG GGTTCAAGCAGTCGCCTGGATCAGGATTCTGCCAGTGAAATAAATTTGGGTGTGGGTAGTTACTCTGTGCCCCGCCGACTGACCAGTCACCTGGGCACCAAG GTGGAGATGGTATATTCCCTTCTTTCAATGCTGGGGACCCACGATAAAGATGACATGTCTCGCACTCTGCTTGCCATGTCCAGCTCTCAGGACAGCTGCATCGCCATGCGTCAGTCTGGCTGCCTTCCCTTACTCATCCAGCTCCTCCACGGCAACGACAAG GACTCTGTGCTGCTGGGGAACTCAAGGGGAAGCAAGGAGGCCCGGGCGAGAGCCAGCGCCGCCCTTCATAACATTATCCACTCCCAGCCTGATGATAAGAGGGGTCGCAGGGAGATCAGAGTGCTGCACCTCCTGGAGCAGATCAGGGTCTACTGTGAGACCTGCTGGGAGTGGCAGGAAAGCCATGAGAGAGGAGTGGACCAGGACAAGAACCCCA TGCCCTCTCCCGTGGAGCATCAGATCTGCCCAGCGGTGTGTGTTCTTATGAAGCTGTCCTTCGACGAAGAGCACAGGCATGCTATGAATGAGCTCG GGGGCCTGCAGGCTATAGGGGAGCTGCTCCAAGTGGACTGTGAAATCTATGGCCTCACCAGCGACCACTACAGCGTCACTCTGAGGAGATACGCCGGCATGGCCCTCACCAACCTCACCTTTGGGGATGTTGCCAATAAG GCAACACTGTGTTCCATGAAGGGATGCATGAGGGCCATGGTGGCTCAGCTGAAGTCTGAGAGTGAGGATCTACAGCAGGTGATTGCCAGTGTGTTGAGGAACCTGTCCTGGCGTGCAGATGTGAACAGTAAGAAGACCCTCCGCGAGGTGGGCAGCGTCAGGGCTCTGATGGAGTGTGCCTTGGAGGTACAGAAG GAGTCTACTCTGAAGAGTGTCCTCAGTGCCCTGTGGAACCTGTCAGCTCACTGCACTGAGAACAAAGCTGACATCTGTGCTGTTGAGGGGGCTTTAGCCTTCCTGGTTAGCACTCTGACGTACCGAAGCCAAACCAACACCCTTGCCATCATTGAAAGTGGAGGAGGCATCTTACGCAACGTGTCTAGTCTCATTGCTACAAATGAAGATCACAG gcaaaTCCTGAGAGAGAACAACTGTCTTCAGACACTCCTGCAGCATCTGAAGTCTCACAGCCTGACTATTGTGAGCAACGCGTGCGGCACGCTGTGGAACCTCTCTGCCCGCAACGCAAAGGACCAGGAGGCCTTGTGGGACATGGGTGCTGTGAGCATGCTGAAGAACCTCATCCACTCCAAGCACAAGATGATCGCCATGGGCAGCGCCGCAGCACTGAGGAACCTCATGGCCAACAGGCCCGCCAAATACAAGGACGCCAACATCATGTCGCCTGGATCCAGCCTGCCCTCTCTTCACGTCAGGAAACAGAAAGCCTTGATCGAGGAACTGGACTCTCAGCACCTCTCTGAGACATTTGACAACATTGACAATTTAAGCCCCAAGGCGTCCCACAGGGGTAAACCAAGCAGGCACAAGCAGAATGTCTACAGTGATTACGATGGTGTTTCTAGATCGGACGGGTTTAGCCCCAACAGTGTGCCTGTGCGCCCCCCTTACGTGAACACACCAGTTCTGTCAAGCCCGTCACCCAGAGAGAACCCAAGGGGAAACATAGACAGTGTTAGGGCTGAGAGGGATCGaagccaggacagagacagactgaggggTGCACCCGGGGGTTTCCCCCCAGATCATGACTCTAAGAGAATGCAGATGCCTGCCACAACAGCTGCTCAGATCgccatggtgatggaggaggtgaAAAGCATTCACTTGCTGACTGGTCTGGATGATCGGTCACCAGAGAGCCCTAATCAAGACCCTCACCGTAACACTGCAGCACATGGTCATTCAAATGTATACCCCTACACTAAGCCCGATCAGTCGGGCAGACCTTGTCCAATGCCCAAGTTAGAATACAGGGCGTCAAATGACAGTCTCAACAGTGTCAACAGCACTGACGGCTATGGCAAAAGAGGCCAGATGAAGCCATCTGTGGACTCTTACTCTGAGGATGATGAGGGGAAGTGTTGCGTCTATAGAAAATATCCTGCAGACCTCGCTCACAAGATCCACAATGCAAACCACATGGAAGATGATGATGGAGAAGTTGACACACCCATCAATTACAGCCTGAAGTATTCTGATGAGCAGCTGAACTCTGGTCGGCAAAGTCCAAGCCAAAATGAAAGGTGGGCGAGGCCTAAGCACATGGGGGAGGAGATGAAACGGACAGATCAGAGGTCTGTGCGATCTCAAAGCCCAGGCTACCCCATGTACACAGAGGGCAATAGTGAGGGCGAGGAAAAACTCAAGTACAAGCCCAGGTTCGTGCAAACCGAAATGCCACAGGGATTCAGATCAAGGAACGCCAATCAACAAGATCAAAGCAATGCTGGCCCCACTCAAGGAATTAACAAAAAGATGAATAACCAGACTATGTGCCAGTCTGTGGATGATTACAGTGATGACAAACCAACCAATTATAGTGAGCGATACTCAGAGGAAGAACAACAAGATGACCAGCCGACCAATTACAGCATGAAGTACAACGAGGAACATCATGGAGAACCCATTGATTACAGTCTGAAATACTCAGACTCCTCCTCCCAAAAATCCATGTTTAGTCATTCAAAGTCATCCTCCACTCAGAGCTCAGTGAAAGACAATCTGAGCCAAGATGGTTCCACATCATCCGTGTCATCCATAAAGAATGCAGGAAGACAAATGCAGCTACATCCCTCCTCGGCTCAAATGAGATTAGGGCCAACTCGGCCAGGCCAGAAGAACACAATATCCAAACCCCCTACCGTCAATCAAGAGACACTACAGACGTACTGTGTTGAGGACACACCCATCTGTTTCTCAAGGGGTAGCTCTCTGTCATCCTTGTCCTCAGAGGAGGACGAAATGGAGGGCTGCAAGAGGAACGTAAATGCTACTAGTAACTACCCAACTCTTCCCATCTCTGAGAAAGAGTCCACTGGTGGTCACACACAAGAACAACACAGAACTGAGAGCCAGTCGTCTGTGCAGTATGTCCGAATGAAGCCTCCAAGAAATAGTCAAGTTCATGGAGATGGATCCAGACATCACAAAGCTGTTGAGTTTTCATCTGGAGCCAAATCCCCATCCAAAAGTGGCGCCCAGACCCCCAAAAGCCCTCCAGAACAGTATGTGCAGGAGACACCCCTCATGTTCAGTAGATGCACATCTGTAAGCTCTCTCGACAGCTTTGAGAGCCATTCCATCGCTAGCTCTATACAGAGTGAATTGTGTAGCGGTATGCCCAGTGGAATCATTAGTCCAAGCGATCTGCCCGACAGCCCTGGTCAGACCATGCCTCCGAGTCGAAGCAAAACTCCACCACCCCCACAAAATCAACATCCACCCCCAATGAAACACAAAAAGGTGCCACCTCCGCCGCCTCCGAGGGCGGATATGGCTCCAAGACATGCTGCGGTACATGCTGCTGTCCAGAAAGTCCAGGTGCTTCCGGATAATGACACCCTCCTACACTTTGCGACAGAGAGTACCCCAGAAGGATTCTCTTGTGCATCTAGCCTCAGTGCTTTAAGCTTAGATGAACCTTACATTCAGAAAGATGAGCTCAAGATCATGCCTTCTGTTCATGAAGACGACCAGGGAATTGAGGCTGAGCATGAGAATGATGACACTACAGAACCCCCAAGCCAAGGGAAGCGTGAGACGGAAAAAGACATTCTGGATGATTCAGATGATGACGATATAGAAATACTGGAGGCTTGCATAAACTCAGCCATGCCAACAAAGTCATCAAGAAAACTCAAAAAGCAATCCCCTTCCAACACTACTTCTAGAATACCACCACCTACTGCCCGTAAACCAAGCCAACTTCCTGTGTACAAATTACACCCTTCACAAACCAGAGGACAACAGAAGACCGTGAACTTTTCCCATGGAGAGGACATGCCTAGGATTTACTGTGTAGAGGGAACCCCTATCAATTTCTCAACAGCCACATCTCTCAGCGACCTAACCATTGATTCACCCCCTAATGAGCTGGCCAATGCTGAAAGCCGTGCTCCTCCTCGTGCAGAAATATCATCCAGTCAAAGAAGGGACACTATTCCAGAAGGTAAATGTACAGAGGAAAAAGATGCAGGTGTTACTTCTTCCTCCACACAAGCTGCCGGGACAGAAAATGAAGGGGATGATATTTTAGCAGAGTGTATCAGTTCAGCCATGCCAAAAGGTAAAATCCACAAATCCTTTAGagtacagaaaatgtttgatcaACCACTGCACCCGTCAGCTTCTCCTGTTAGCCTAGTCCAGCAGGAGGTTGAAAAGAAGCCCACTTCCCCTGTTAAACCAATGCCACAGAGTAGTGAGTACAGAGCTAGGATGATTAAGAAACCCCAGCCTCCATTCAACTTTTCTTCATACCCTGATAAAAACAAAGAAACCAAAATGCAACAGACAAAAATGGCATCCAGAGATTTCACAGATAAGCCACCAAATGCGGAGAGGCCACGGCCAGGGTTTGCTTTTGACTCTCCACAGCATTACACACCAATAGAGGGTACACCCTATTGCTTCTCACGCAATGATTCACTGAGTTCATTGGACTTTGAGGATGAGGAACCTAACCTCGCCAAGGAAAAGGCAGAACTCAGAAAAGACAAAGACCAGAGAAAAGCTTCAACAAAAGACTGTGGAAAGCCATCGTTAAGAGCAAACAGGGCAAATCTACCACAGACTGCTCCAACAAAACCTCAGCAACAGAAGCAGGCAATATTTCCACAAGCATCCAAAGAAAACATGGGGCCAGTGCCAGATGAGAAGCAGAAGTTTTCCATTGAAGACACACCGATGTGTTTCTCTAGAAACTCATCTCTCAGCTCTTTAAGTGACATTGACCAAGAGAACAACAACAAAGACCTCCAgccaaaagaagaagaagaagaagaagaggaggatgtaaCTCAGGTGGAAGCTCCTACAAGACCCCAAGCCTCTGGTTACGCACCAAAAGCCTTTCATGTTGAAGATACCCCTGTGTGTTTTTCAAGaaacagttcactcagctcaCTAAGCATTGACTCAGAAGATGACCTTCTACAAGAGTGCATCAGTTCAGCCATGCCAAAAAAGAAGAAACAGACAGCGAGAAATAAAGAGGGGAATGACCAAGGAGATGCCATTGAGGAGAGAGGTATGGATGGCATTTTAGCTGAGGAGCCAGAACTCACATTAGATCTCACTGATACACATAGTCCAGTTTCTGAACAAGCCTTATCGCCAGACTCTGAGTCTTTTGATTGGAAGGCTATCCAAGAGGGTGCCAATTCCATCGTCAGTAGTTTGCACCAGGCAGCTGCTAGTCTCTCTAGACAAGGCTCATCTGACTCTGACTCAATCCTCTCCCTCAAATCTGGAATATCCCTTGGGTCTCCCTTTCATTTACCCTTCAATTCAGAGGATAATAAATCTGCATCTGACAAAGGACGCCCACGGATATTAAAACCTGGTGAAAAGAGCACTTTAGAagcaaaaaataaagaaaaggaaGAGGAGGCAGCAAAAGCTCTTAAAGGGGGCAAGAAAGTCTACAAAAGTCTCATAACAGGAAAACCACGTGCAATCACTGAGACCCCAGCCTCATTACAGCAGAGGCAGACGGCCCCTACTGTTCCAATCTCTCGTGGTAGGACAATGATCCATGTCCCTGGTGTTAGAAGCAGTTCTCCAAGCACTAGCCCAGTCCAAAAGAAGCCTCCAGCCCGCGGTCCAGCCTCAGTCTCAAAAATTCCCCCTACCCAAGGGCAGAGCTCCAGTAATTCAAACAGAAGCATTAAACCACCTGCTAAATCTGACCCTAGTCCCGCCAGGGATCAGCCTGGATCTCAATCGGGATCAAGTAAAGCTTCATCACGATCTGGATCCAGAGACTCCACACCATCCAGGCCAGCTCAGCAGTCCTTGACCACCAGACCCATGCAGTCACCTGGTCGCTCCTCTGTGTCACCTGGAAGAAATGGTCTGGGCTCCTCAAACAAATTATCCCAACTGCCTCGCACTGCTTCTCCAAGCACATCGTCAACCAAGTCTTCTGGTTCTGGCAGGATGTCCTACACCTCCCCTGGAAGACCGATGGGTCAGCAAACGCCACCCAAGCAGACTGGCTTGACTAGAAGCACTAGCGGAATCCCTAGGAGTGAATCTGCCTCAAAGAgcctgagtcagtgtggagttaCTGGCACATCTAAGAAGCAAGATTTGTCCAGGACGACATCCACAAAGTCAAGTGGAAGTGAGTCAGACCGGTCGGAGAAACCTGCCCTAGTTCGCCAGTCAACGTTCATCAAAGAGGCCCCTAGTCCAACACTGAAGAGGAAATTGGAAGAGTCTGCCTCGTTTgagtctctgtccccctcctctaccAGCCAGTCTCAAACGCCTGTGTCAAGCCCGTCTTTGCCAGATATGTCGTTGACTCTGCCCTATCAAGGAAGTCAGGGAAGCAACTGGAAAAAGTCCCCCCAGAGTCAAAACTCTTCAGAAAATGAGGATGGGAAACCTGAAAGGGGAGGGAAACACGACATCTCCAGATCCCATTCAGAAAGCCCCTCCAGACTCCCTAATCTTAACAGGACAGGGACATGGAAGAGGGAGAAAAGCAaacactcctcctctcttccaaggGTTGGCACCTGGAAGAGAACTGGCAGCTCCTCGTccatcctctctgcctcctctgagTCAAGTGAAAAGGGCAAAAGTGAGGATGAACGACAGCCACTGAGTCCAGCCCAAAGGTCCCCACACGGCAAAGATGGAAACCCTTTAAAAGGAACATGGAGGAAGATGAAGGACAGTGAAATATCTCAGTCAGAAGGCCACGATTCTTCCTCCATAGACTCTAACACCATGGCCACGGGGCACCAAATGAGCCCTGCAGTGTCCAAGACTGAGGATGTGTGGGTGAGGATTGAGGACTGTCCCATCAACAGTCCGAGGTCTGTAAAATCTCCAACAGCAAACACACCTCCAGTAATCGACAGTGTTCTAGTCAAAATGCCCTCTGTTGATCTCTTGTCAAGTGAAACCCATCCCAAACAGTCCAAAAATGAAAGTGTAAATGCTCGTAGGCTAGGTCCAGAGACTAATTTAAACTTGTTTAGGAGCAGTGAGAGTCTTGATAAGAAAGGGCCAGACCTCAAGCCTGCTCAGAGCATCATCCCAGAGGCCCATGAACTGCCTGTTGCTGAACGCACCCCTTTTAGCTCCTCCAACTCTAGCAAACACAGCTCACCTAGTGGTGCAGTGGCTGCCAGGGTCAGCCCTTTCAATTACACTCCTAGCCCCAGGAAGAGCAGTGCCGACAGTGCCACACCACCACGACCCTCACAGATACCCACGCCTGTCAGCGtcaccaacagtgcaaaaaagaGAGAATCTAAAGGAGAAAGTGCTGGAGAAAGTGGGTCATACATTGTAACCTCAGTTTAA
- the srp19 gene encoding signal recognition particle 19 kDa protein: MSPLSDNPAEKERFICIYPSYVNSKKTLAEGRRIPAEKAVENPTCAEIRDVLTAAGANVLVENKMYSREWNRDVTFRGRVRVQLKQEDGTLCSDKFASRKDVMIYCAEMIPKLKTRTQKGAGADSGSQQGEGSKKSKKKRK; encoded by the exons ATGTCTCCACTAAGTGATAATCCAGCTGAAAAGGAAAG GTTTATCTGCATATACCCTTCCTATGTAAATAGTAAGAAGACCCTAGCAGAGGGGAGACGGATACCTGCTGAAAAG GCAGTGGAGAATCCTACATGTGCTGAAATCCGTGATGTGTTGACAGCAGCAGGGGCAAATGTTCTTGTGGAG AACAAGATGTACTCTAGAGAGTGGAACAGAGACGTGACGTTCAGGGGAAGAGTACGTGTTCAGTTGAAGCAGGAGGATGGAACTCTCTGCTCAGACAAGTTTGCATCAC GTAAAGATGTGATGATCTACTGTGCTGAGATGATCCCCAAACTGAAGACCAGGACCCAGAAGGGTGCAGGGGCAGACTCCGGCTCCCAGCAAGGGGAGGGCAGCaagaaaagcaagaagaagaggaagTAG